The Deinococcus koreensis genome window below encodes:
- a CDS encoding M12 family metallopeptidase encodes MTNPKRKTTPASRASNDSTPSGGETRGEFRSGPLAGTALVSGPKLAQVGLPYAEVDGLAIFEGDIILGSAEELAGAQGDGGGEGAGAALQSIGITGQQFRWPGGQIPFEIDAAMPNQQRVTDAIAHWHAHTPIRFVPRTAAHANWVRFVGGGGCSSMVGMRGGRQDITLGNGCSAGNAIHEIGHTVGLWHEQSRQDRDTFIEIRWANIDPPTQHNFTQHIQDGDDLGAYDYGSIMHYPPNAFSVNGQPTIVPRMPLPAGVVMGQRSGLSAGDIAGVRAMYPGLGTIKEIRKDPIKDIRKEAVKDPIKEIRKDGVKDPIKDIRKEGIKDTIKDLRKDGIKDIRKDPVRDTIKEIRKDPIRDTIKEVRKDPIFDGLPKGPAGDLPGPFLPRPGQDFGAGEYGAGLTPFVLATPSRVPGYDSQGYATQGYPGQGYDEAGMLGDYDQAVAQLQELETALAEAEAHYAQVLEAYEAAVQTVQALGQG; translated from the coding sequence ATGACCAATCCCAAACGCAAGACCACCCCCGCCAGCCGCGCCAGCAACGATTCCACCCCGTCCGGCGGCGAGACGCGCGGCGAATTCCGCAGCGGGCCACTCGCGGGCACCGCGCTCGTCAGCGGGCCGAAGCTCGCGCAAGTGGGCCTGCCCTACGCCGAGGTGGACGGCCTGGCGATCTTCGAGGGCGACATCATCCTGGGCAGCGCCGAGGAACTCGCGGGCGCCCAGGGCGACGGGGGTGGTGAGGGGGCCGGCGCCGCGCTGCAGTCCATCGGCATCACCGGGCAGCAGTTCCGCTGGCCGGGCGGGCAGATCCCCTTCGAGATCGACGCCGCCATGCCCAACCAGCAGCGCGTGACGGACGCCATAGCGCACTGGCACGCCCACACGCCGATCCGCTTCGTGCCGCGCACGGCGGCCCACGCCAACTGGGTACGTTTCGTGGGCGGCGGCGGCTGCTCCTCGATGGTGGGGATGCGGGGCGGCCGCCAGGACATCACGCTGGGGAACGGCTGCTCGGCCGGCAACGCCATCCACGAGATCGGGCATACCGTGGGCCTGTGGCACGAACAGAGCCGCCAGGACAGGGACACCTTCATCGAGATCCGCTGGGCCAACATCGACCCGCCCACCCAGCACAACTTCACCCAGCACATCCAGGACGGCGACGACCTGGGCGCCTACGACTACGGTTCGATCATGCACTACCCGCCCAACGCCTTCTCGGTCAACGGGCAGCCGACCATCGTGCCGCGCATGCCGCTGCCGGCCGGGGTGGTGATGGGCCAGCGCAGCGGGCTCTCGGCGGGCGACATCGCGGGGGTGCGGGCCATGTATCCGGGCCTGGGCACCATCAAGGAAATCCGCAAGGACCCCATCAAGGACATCCGCAAGGAGGCCGTCAAGGATCCCATCAAGGAGATCCGCAAGGACGGCGTGAAAGACCCCATCAAGGACATCCGCAAGGAGGGGATCAAGGACACCATCAAGGATCTGCGCAAGGACGGGATCAAGGACATCCGCAAAGATCCGGTGCGCGACACCATCAAGGAGATCCGCAAGGACCCGATCCGCGACACGATCAAGGAAGTCCGCAAGGATCCGATCTTCGACGGGCTGCCCAAAGGCCCCGCCGGCGACCTGCCCGGCCCCTTCCTGCCGCGCCCCGGTCAGGACTTCGGGGCGGGTGAGTACGGCGCCGGCCTGACCCCCTTCGTGCTCGCCACGCCCAGCCGCGTCCCCGGGTACGACTCCCAGGGCTACGCCACCCAGGGCTACCCGGGCCAGGGCTACGACGAGGCCGGGATGCTGGGCGACTACGATCAGGCGGTGGCCCAGCTGCAGGAACTGGAAACCGCGCTGGCCGAGGCCGAGGCGCACTACGCGCAGGTGCTGGAAGCCTACGAGGCCGCCGTGCAGACCGTGCAGGCCCTCGGACAGGGTTGA
- a CDS encoding ABC transporter ATP-binding protein, producing the protein MAEVVLEHINKRYGTKHHAVKDFNLHIMDRELMVFVGPSGCGKSTTLRMIAGLEDISDGILKIGDRVVNDVPPKDRDIAMVFQNYALYPHMNVYENMAFGLKLRKTPKEDIDRRVRDAAKILQIEHLLGRKPKELSGGQRQRVAMGRAIVREPKVFLMDEPLSNLDAKLRVEMRSQISQLHRRLGATIVYVTHDQVEAMTLGNRIVVMRDGVIMQVDTPMNLYDFPQNKFVAGFIGSPSMNLLTARVQNGNFVIGDGQVAPMGRLAQSLKAYEGKDVVMGVRPEHVGLPGISDLPHGVNQLRGKVVVVEPLGAQTDLIINVAGQDMTVKVEGQALVQPGDDIDILLDQTRLHAFDPATEAAIDRGTPAGTRGQADTPGLGYEYAAGAVSAD; encoded by the coding sequence ATGGCAGAAGTCGTCCTGGAGCACATCAACAAGCGCTACGGCACCAAGCACCACGCGGTCAAGGATTTCAACCTGCACATCATGGACCGGGAACTGATGGTGTTCGTCGGGCCGTCCGGCTGTGGCAAGTCCACCACGCTGCGCATGATCGCCGGCCTGGAGGACATCAGTGACGGCATCCTGAAGATCGGCGACCGGGTGGTCAACGACGTGCCGCCCAAAGACCGCGACATCGCCATGGTCTTCCAGAACTACGCGCTCTACCCGCACATGAACGTGTACGAGAACATGGCCTTCGGCCTGAAGCTCCGCAAGACCCCCAAGGAAGACATCGACCGCCGCGTGCGTGACGCCGCCAAGATCCTGCAGATCGAGCATCTGCTGGGCCGCAAGCCCAAGGAACTCTCGGGCGGTCAGCGCCAGCGCGTGGCGATGGGCCGCGCCATCGTGCGCGAGCCGAAAGTGTTCCTGATGGACGAGCCGCTCTCCAACCTGGACGCCAAGCTGCGCGTCGAGATGCGCTCGCAGATCAGCCAGCTGCACCGCCGCCTGGGCGCCACCATCGTCTACGTGACCCACGACCAGGTGGAGGCCATGACGCTGGGCAACCGCATCGTGGTGATGCGCGACGGCGTGATCATGCAGGTCGACACGCCCATGAACCTCTACGACTTCCCGCAGAACAAGTTCGTGGCCGGCTTCATCGGCAGCCCGTCCATGAACCTGCTGACCGCCCGCGTGCAGAACGGCAACTTCGTGATCGGCGACGGGCAGGTCGCGCCCATGGGCCGCCTCGCCCAGAGCCTGAAGGCCTACGAGGGCAAGGACGTCGTGATGGGCGTGCGCCCCGAGCACGTCGGCCTGCCCGGCATCTCCGACCTGCCCCACGGCGTCAACCAGCTGCGCGGCAAGGTCGTGGTCGTCGAGCCGCTGGGCGCCCAGACGGATCTGATCATCAACGTGGCGGGCCAGGACATGACCGTGAAGGTGGAGGGTCAGGCCCTCGTACAGCCCGGCGACGATATCGACATCCTGCTCGACCAGACCAGATTGCACGCCTTCGATCCGGCCACCGAGGCCGCCATCGACCGGGGCACGCCCGCCGGCACCCGTGGTCAGGCCGACACGCCCGGCCTGGGCTACGAGTACGCCGCTGGCGCCGTCAGCGCCGACTGA
- the panC gene encoding pantoate--beta-alanine ligase, with protein MTLPLTTPAVYRDPAQLRAALQGRGVVGFVPTMGYLHEGHATLIRQARQGCDTVVLSIFVNPLQFGPREDLARYPRDLERDLRVAAEAGVDAVFFPDVETMYPPGFDTRVVVSGVSEPLDGAARPGHFVGVATVVLKLLNLVRPDRVFLGEKDWQQLAVLRRMVTDLNVVSEVVGVPTVREASGLAMSSRNSYLSAGQRERAVVLIRALRAVQAAYAGGERRTRALRQAGLDVLAQEPEAQVEYLEIVGRDMQGRDSLERARVDNDPMTRVLVAARMFGVRLIDNLPLDALPLDAPAHDSAPAGAGGPA; from the coding sequence ATGACCCTGCCCCTGACCACCCCCGCCGTCTACCGTGATCCGGCCCAGCTGCGCGCCGCCCTGCAGGGCCGAGGAGTCGTCGGATTCGTGCCCACCATGGGCTACCTGCACGAGGGCCACGCCACCCTGATCCGGCAGGCGCGGCAGGGCTGCGACACGGTGGTGCTCAGCATCTTCGTCAACCCGCTGCAGTTCGGCCCCAGGGAGGATCTGGCCCGCTATCCGCGCGACCTGGAACGCGACCTGCGCGTGGCCGCCGAGGCCGGTGTGGACGCCGTGTTCTTTCCGGACGTGGAGACCATGTATCCGCCGGGCTTCGACACCCGCGTGGTCGTCTCGGGCGTCAGCGAGCCGCTGGACGGCGCCGCGCGGCCCGGCCATTTCGTGGGCGTGGCGACCGTGGTGCTCAAGCTGCTCAATCTGGTGCGCCCGGATCGGGTGTTCCTGGGTGAGAAGGACTGGCAGCAGCTGGCGGTGCTGCGCCGTATGGTGACCGACCTGAACGTGGTTTCGGAGGTCGTGGGCGTGCCGACTGTGCGCGAGGCGTCCGGACTGGCGATGAGCAGCCGCAACTCATACCTCAGCGCCGGGCAGCGGGAGCGCGCGGTGGTGCTGATCCGCGCACTCCGGGCCGTTCAGGCGGCCTACGCCGGGGGCGAGCGCCGCACCCGGGCCCTGCGTCAGGCGGGGCTGGACGTGCTCGCGCAGGAGCCTGAAGCGCAGGTGGAGTATCTGGAGATCGTGGGCCGCGACATGCAGGGCCGTGACAGCTTGGAAAGAGCGCGTGTGGACAATGATCCCATGACCCGCGTGCTCGTGGCTGCCCGGATGTTCGGCGTGCGCCTGATCGATAACCTGCCTCTGGACGCCCTCCCCCTCGACGCGCCGGCCCACGACTCGGCCCCTGCCGGCGCCGGAGGCCCGGCGTGA
- a CDS encoding type IV pilus twitching motility protein PilT, which produces MTLDELLREMVTRRASDVHLQAGSPPMGRVDGQLVPFGTQALMPPDTQMLAQALMPAEQWEDFEYRHELDVAYSVSGLGRFRCNVFRQRGAIGIVMRIVSDAIPGFESLGLPSDLMRSLADAPRGLILVTGPTGSGKSTTLASLIDHINRTFAYNVVTVEDPIEILHKNKKSIVVQREIGSDTRDFRSALKYAMRQDPDVIMIGEMRDKDTVEAALSAAQTGHLVLSTLHTQDAVRSVNRIIDFFAPYERDQIRIQLSESLVGIVSQRLLKRSDGVGRVLALEVMLNTPLVQEYIKDEEKTPLIKDALIEDNIRGMHTFDQHLVQLYRNHLITMDEALSAATSPHELKLMVTKSGTAY; this is translated from the coding sequence GTGACCCTGGACGAACTGCTGCGCGAGATGGTCACCCGCCGCGCCTCGGACGTGCACCTGCAGGCCGGCAGCCCGCCGATGGGCCGGGTGGACGGCCAGCTCGTGCCCTTCGGCACCCAGGCCCTGATGCCCCCCGACACCCAGATGCTCGCGCAGGCGCTGATGCCCGCCGAGCAGTGGGAGGACTTCGAATACCGCCACGAGCTGGACGTCGCCTACTCGGTCTCCGGGCTGGGCCGCTTCCGCTGCAACGTGTTCCGCCAGCGCGGCGCCATCGGCATCGTCATGCGGATCGTTTCGGACGCCATTCCGGGCTTCGAGTCGCTGGGGTTGCCCTCCGACCTGATGCGCAGTCTGGCCGACGCCCCGCGCGGGCTGATCCTGGTCACCGGCCCCACCGGCAGCGGCAAGAGCACCACGCTGGCCTCGCTGATCGACCACATCAACCGCACCTTCGCCTACAACGTGGTCACGGTCGAGGATCCCATCGAGATCCTGCACAAGAACAAGAAGAGCATCGTGGTGCAGCGCGAGATCGGCAGCGATACCCGCGATTTCCGCTCGGCCCTGAAGTACGCCATGCGCCAGGATCCGGACGTCATCATGATCGGCGAGATGCGCGACAAGGACACCGTGGAGGCCGCGCTCTCGGCCGCGCAGACCGGCCACCTCGTGCTCTCCACGCTGCACACCCAGGACGCCGTGCGCTCGGTCAACCGCATCATCGACTTCTTCGCGCCCTACGAACGCGACCAGATCCGCATCCAGCTCTCCGAGTCGCTGGTGGGCATCGTGAGCCAGCGGCTGCTCAAGAGATCGGACGGCGTGGGGCGCGTGCTGGCGCTGGAAGTCATGCTGAACACCCCGCTGGTGCAGGAATACATCAAGGACGAGGAAAAGACCCCCCTGATCAAGGACGCGCTGATCGAGGACAACATCCGCGGGATGCACACCTTCGACCAGCATCTGGTGCAGCTCTACCGCAACCACCTGATCACCATGGACGAGGCCCTCTCGGCCGCCACCAGCCCGCACGAACTCAAGCTGATGGTCACCAAGTCCGGCACCGCGTACTGA
- the purB gene encoding adenylosuccinate lyase: MIDRYLTPEMKALWSEAGKYRAWLKVELAAMDAQANHGEVPRDAHTVLVGKSQADPLDEAFAARVAEIEAVTRHDIVAFTRALSERYGDEARFIHHGLTSTDVVDTAQNLLLDEALGLILTDVRALREVCRVQAVAYRHTPTVGRTHGIHAEPMTFGLKFLNWMATLDRDLERLGAARKRMQVVMLSGSVGTYAHVSPQVEEEVAQMWGWQAAPVTNQTLARDRHAEVLSALAILGTTLERISVEIRHLQRSEVREAMEPFSIGQTGSSSMPHKKNPILTENVTGFARLLRGFLTTGLENVALWHERDISHSSAERVILPDATSAASYATRRLTGVLRDLVVFPERMLRNLNDLGGLVFSQRVLHALIDEQGMSREAAYALVQRSALKSWETGEGLRDLLRADPENPLDDAHLDAAFDLQWYLRHVDDIYRRFGL; this comes from the coding sequence GTGATTGACCGCTACCTGACCCCCGAGATGAAGGCCCTGTGGAGCGAGGCGGGCAAGTACCGCGCCTGGCTGAAGGTGGAACTGGCCGCCATGGACGCCCAGGCCAATCACGGCGAGGTGCCCAGAGACGCCCACACCGTGCTGGTCGGAAAGAGCCAGGCCGATCCGCTGGACGAGGCCTTCGCCGCCCGGGTCGCCGAGATCGAGGCCGTGACCCGCCACGACATCGTGGCCTTCACGCGGGCGCTCAGCGAGCGCTACGGCGACGAAGCCCGGTTCATCCACCACGGCCTGACCAGTACCGACGTGGTGGACACCGCCCAGAACCTGCTGCTCGACGAGGCGCTGGGCCTGATCCTGACCGACGTCCGGGCGCTGCGCGAGGTCTGCCGCGTGCAGGCGGTGGCCTACAGGCACACCCCCACGGTGGGCCGCACCCACGGCATCCACGCCGAGCCCATGACCTTCGGCCTGAAGTTCCTGAACTGGATGGCGACCCTCGACCGGGATCTGGAGCGCCTGGGTGCGGCCAGAAAGCGGATGCAGGTCGTGATGCTCTCCGGCTCCGTGGGCACCTACGCCCACGTGTCCCCGCAGGTGGAGGAGGAGGTCGCGCAGATGTGGGGCTGGCAGGCCGCGCCCGTGACCAACCAGACCCTGGCCCGTGACCGCCACGCCGAGGTGCTGAGTGCCCTGGCGATCCTGGGCACCACCCTGGAGCGCATCTCGGTGGAGATCCGCCACCTGCAGCGAAGCGAGGTGCGCGAGGCGATGGAGCCCTTCAGCATAGGGCAGACCGGCAGTTCGTCCATGCCGCACAAGAAGAATCCGATCCTGACCGAGAACGTGACCGGTTTCGCGCGGCTGCTGCGCGGCTTCCTGACCACCGGCCTGGAGAACGTGGCGCTGTGGCACGAGCGCGACATCTCCCATTCCAGCGCCGAGCGCGTGATCCTGCCCGACGCCACGAGCGCCGCCTCCTACGCCACCCGCCGCCTGACCGGCGTCCTGCGTGATCTGGTCGTGTTCCCGGAGCGGATGCTCAGGAACCTGAACGACCTGGGTGGTCTGGTCTTCAGCCAGCGCGTGCTGCACGCCCTGATCGACGAGCAGGGGATGAGCCGCGAGGCCGCCTACGCCCTGGTGCAGCGGAGCGCCCTGAAGTCCTGGGAGACCGGCGAGGGCCTGCGCGACCTGCTGCGGGCCGATCCGGAAAACCCCCTGGACGACGCGCATCTGGACGCCGCCTTCGACCTGCAGTGGTATCTCCGGCACGTGGACGATATCTACCGGCGCTTCGGGCTGTAG
- a CDS encoding phage holin family protein, with product MGFIIRLLVNALALYLLTRVYVGVSFAPGADLVGILIAAFVMGIVNALVRPVLLLLSLPINLLTLGLFTLVVNGVVLYLVAAVTSLNVSGFGAAIIGALILTVISWVLDAIVGALGLDGTRD from the coding sequence ATGGGATTCATCATCCGACTGCTGGTCAATGCCCTGGCCCTGTATCTGCTCACGCGGGTGTACGTCGGCGTCAGTTTCGCGCCGGGTGCCGATCTGGTCGGCATCCTGATCGCGGCGTTCGTCATGGGGATCGTGAACGCGCTGGTTCGCCCGGTGCTGCTGCTGCTCTCGCTGCCCATCAACCTGCTCACGCTGGGCCTGTTCACCCTGGTCGTCAACGGCGTGGTGCTGTATCTCGTGGCGGCGGTGACCAGCCTGAACGTCAGCGGCTTCGGGGCGGCCATCATCGGCGCGCTGATCCTGACGGTCATCTCCTGGGTGCTGGACGCCATCGTCGGCGCGCTGGGCCTCGACGGCACGCGGGACTGA
- a CDS encoding MvdC/MvdD family ATP grasp protein has translation MILVISYPGEEHTDDVVGRLQRAGRDVVRIDLADFPAASGLSCSWDVGAPERYLIQTPGGTVDLAGARAAWWRRVRAHTLDPLMSDPDAMAFAMSETNEAVSGMLDALSCPWMNPREADSAAHHKPLQWAVARQVGLQLPRTLVTSRPDDARAFIAEIGVGKVVFKAFIAMLEAWRETRLVEESDLAHLDSVRLAPVIFQEYVPGVDLRIIHVGERFYTAELDAQDTSYPVDMRMVIGEAKVRPVELPARLEAQLLALQRRLGLVYGAIDMRRTPDGDYLFLEVNPAGQWMFVEERTGLPISQAVADQLCAMADRGVREPVGV, from the coding sequence GTGATCCTGGTCATCTCCTATCCCGGCGAGGAACACACCGACGACGTGGTGGGCCGGCTGCAGCGGGCCGGGCGCGACGTGGTGCGGATCGACCTGGCCGACTTTCCCGCCGCCTCCGGCCTGAGCTGCTCCTGGGACGTCGGGGCGCCCGAGCGCTACCTCATCCAGACGCCCGGCGGCACGGTCGATCTGGCCGGGGCGCGGGCCGCGTGGTGGCGCCGGGTGCGGGCGCATACCCTCGACCCCCTGATGAGTGATCCAGACGCCATGGCCTTCGCCATGAGCGAGACCAACGAGGCGGTCAGCGGGATGCTGGACGCGCTGAGCTGCCCGTGGATGAACCCCCGCGAGGCCGACAGCGCCGCCCACCACAAGCCGCTGCAGTGGGCGGTGGCCCGGCAGGTAGGGCTGCAGCTGCCGCGCACCCTGGTCACCAGCCGCCCCGACGACGCCCGCGCGTTCATCGCTGAGATCGGCGTGGGGAAGGTGGTCTTCAAGGCCTTCATCGCCATGCTGGAGGCGTGGCGGGAGACCAGGCTGGTCGAGGAGAGCGACCTGGCGCACCTGGACTCGGTGCGGCTGGCCCCGGTGATCTTCCAGGAGTACGTGCCCGGCGTCGATCTGCGGATCATCCACGTGGGGGAGCGCTTCTACACCGCCGAGCTGGACGCCCAGGACACCTCGTACCCGGTGGACATGCGGATGGTGATCGGTGAGGCGAAAGTCCGGCCGGTGGAGCTGCCGGCCCGCCTGGAGGCCCAGCTGCTGGCCCTGCAGCGCCGGCTCGGGCTGGTCTACGGCGCCATCGACATGCGGCGCACCCCGGACGGCGACTACCTGTTCCTGGAGGTGAACCCCGCCGGACAGTGGATGTTCGTCGAGGAGCGCACGGGCCTGCCCATCAGCCAGGCGGTCGCCGATCAGCTGTGCGCGATGGCCGACCGCGGCGTGCGGGAGCCGGTCGGCGTATGA
- a CDS encoding Crp/Fnr family transcriptional regulator yields the protein MTYTSPTAPSYPHHPEFTTRTVRRGQTLYYAGDSAPSLYRLESGLMRAVRLTPQGRNLTVRHIRPGDIFGEETLHGQARAHQVVALTDAVLTPIHPQHLGPAEVWDLTRSLSAQLQRMMTDGVHIQDGDLRERIARYLLNLADSTLGGQHADGVRYVRATHELIAEGTGATRESVSKLIGEMRDDGLLTPAYRCLTLTDEDRLRMLSGYHG from the coding sequence ATGACGTATACCAGCCCTACCGCCCCGTCCTACCCCCACCACCCGGAGTTCACCACCCGCACCGTCCGCAGGGGCCAGACCCTGTACTACGCCGGAGATTCCGCGCCCAGCCTGTACCGCCTGGAAAGCGGCCTGATGCGCGCCGTCCGGCTGACCCCCCAGGGCCGCAACCTGACCGTGCGCCATATCCGTCCCGGCGACATTTTCGGTGAAGAGACCCTGCACGGCCAGGCCCGCGCCCATCAGGTGGTCGCCCTGACCGACGCCGTGCTGACCCCGATCCACCCGCAGCACCTGGGGCCGGCCGAGGTCTGGGATCTGACCCGCAGCCTCTCGGCCCAGCTCCAGCGCATGATGACCGACGGCGTGCACATCCAGGACGGCGACCTGCGCGAACGGATCGCAAGGTACCTGCTGAACCTGGCCGATTCCACCCTGGGCGGCCAGCACGCCGACGGGGTGCGCTACGTCCGCGCCACCCACGAACTGATCGCCGAGGGCACCGGCGCCACCCGCGAGAGCGTGAGCAAACTGATCGGGGAGATGCGCGACGACGGCCTGCTGACCCCCGCCTACCGCTGCCTGACCCTGACCGACGAAGACCGCCTGAGGATGCTCAGCGGCTACCACGGGTAA
- a CDS encoding histone deacetylase family protein, whose product MPPAAHPFRAYSPADHGFPLPEGHRFPYYKYAGVRERLRPLLPVLDTPALPWAEAARTHDPHWLRRWRRGEVGRAEERAFGLPWSAGVVERARRAAGGSLAALHDALRVGWGANLAGGTHHAFRERAEGFCLINDAALLTRVALEDGLARRVAIIDLDVHQGNGTAALLGAEARAYTLSIHGERNYPFRKELSSLDLGLGDGVTDAQYLAVLRAQALPALDAFRPDLLLYLAGVDVLAGDRFGRFALTLDGVRERNRAVLGWARAAGVPVVTMMAGGYNHDHALTVEAHASVVLDGLDVLSGG is encoded by the coding sequence GTGCCGCCCGCCGCCCATCCCTTCCGCGCCTACTCCCCCGCCGACCACGGGTTTCCGCTGCCCGAAGGCCACCGCTTCCCGTACTACAAGTATGCCGGGGTGCGTGAGCGCCTGCGCCCGCTGCTGCCGGTGCTGGACACGCCCGCGCTGCCCTGGGCCGAGGCCGCCCGCACTCACGACCCGCACTGGCTGAGGCGCTGGCGCCGGGGCGAGGTCGGGCGTGCCGAGGAACGCGCCTTCGGCCTGCCCTGGTCGGCGGGAGTGGTGGAGCGGGCGCGCCGCGCGGCGGGCGGCTCGCTGGCGGCCCTGCACGACGCCCTGCGGGTGGGCTGGGGCGCCAATCTGGCGGGCGGCACCCACCACGCCTTCCGCGAGCGCGCCGAGGGGTTCTGCCTGATCAACGACGCGGCGCTGCTCACGCGCGTGGCGCTGGAGGACGGGCTGGCGCGGCGGGTGGCGATCATCGACCTCGACGTCCACCAGGGCAACGGCACGGCGGCGCTGCTGGGGGCCGAGGCGCGGGCCTATACCCTGAGCATCCACGGCGAGCGCAACTACCCCTTCCGCAAGGAGCTCAGTTCCCTGGATCTCGGCCTGGGCGACGGCGTGACGGACGCCCAGTACCTGGCGGTGCTGCGCGCGCAGGCGCTGCCGGCCCTGGACGCCTTCCGGCCCGATCTGCTGCTCTACCTCGCGGGGGTGGACGTGCTGGCGGGCGACCGCTTCGGCCGCTTCGCGCTCACGCTGGACGGCGTGCGCGAGCGGAACCGGGCAGTGCTCGGCTGGGCCCGCGCGGCCGGGGTGCCCGTGGTCACCATGATGGCCGGCGGCTACAACCACGACCACGCCCTGACCGTGGAGGCCCACGCCAGCGTGGTGCTGGACGGGCTGGACGTGCTCTCCGGGGGCTGA
- a CDS encoding DNA double-strand break repair nuclease NurA: MAPMRIRLDPWPVDIEGGQLALTPFDGQLIDIETARWAALPVRAIPERLRTVYVVDGKRRMESRVFVEDDDGGSGMGGFGAYVVGAVELCPHGSKQAALKDVKARRVLAHAPGLRLDPATLSPRDPHTGHLTYHPVPTGGNDPQSPLHTLQGLMLAAEQELSHGLASAVPFDEQDDREWLTALTVQDGTLRSTNLGGAVVGCVKTIQTMYLPADRVGLLSHLKPGERTPILHMTSEHGRTTRFIWYVRLCEAAFYQHPMSGVMRLEMYAPEEPDFLPPIVRAVANLSGALLCRLGSAPHKDARAPQNLIPTAALENAMGRAMGSPELVTRRIRAHIAAEHGREALA; the protein is encoded by the coding sequence ATGGCTCCAATGAGAATCCGCCTCGACCCCTGGCCCGTGGACATAGAGGGCGGGCAACTCGCCCTGACGCCCTTCGACGGGCAACTGATCGATATCGAGACCGCGCGCTGGGCCGCGCTGCCCGTGCGCGCCATTCCCGAGCGCCTGCGTACCGTCTACGTGGTGGACGGCAAACGCCGCATGGAATCGCGGGTCTTCGTGGAGGATGACGACGGGGGGTCGGGCATGGGCGGCTTCGGGGCCTACGTGGTGGGCGCGGTGGAGCTGTGCCCGCACGGTTCGAAGCAGGCGGCCCTGAAGGACGTGAAGGCGAGGCGGGTGCTGGCCCACGCGCCGGGGCTGCGCCTCGACCCGGCCACCCTCTCGCCGCGTGACCCCCACACCGGCCACCTGACCTACCATCCGGTGCCCACCGGGGGGAACGACCCCCAGTCGCCGCTGCACACCCTGCAGGGGCTGATGCTGGCGGCCGAGCAGGAGCTGTCGCACGGGCTGGCCTCGGCCGTGCCCTTCGACGAGCAGGACGACCGCGAGTGGCTGACCGCGCTGACCGTGCAGGACGGCACCCTGCGGAGCACCAACCTGGGCGGCGCGGTGGTGGGCTGTGTCAAGACCATCCAGACCATGTATCTGCCCGCCGACCGGGTGGGGCTGCTGAGCCACCTGAAGCCCGGCGAGCGCACCCCGATCCTGCACATGACCTCCGAGCACGGGCGCACCACGCGCTTCATCTGGTACGTGCGGCTGTGCGAGGCGGCCTTCTACCAGCACCCCATGAGCGGTGTGATGCGCCTGGAGATGTACGCCCCGGAGGAACCCGACTTCCTGCCGCCCATCGTGCGGGCGGTGGCGAACCTCTCGGGCGCGCTGCTGTGTCGCCTGGGCAGCGCGCCCCACAAGGACGCCCGCGCGCCGCAGAACCTGATTCCCACCGCCGCCCTGGAAAACGCCATGGGCCGCGCGATGGGCAGCCCGGAACTGGTCACCCGCCGCATCCGCGCGCATATCGCCGCCGAGCACGGGCGGGAGGCGCTGGCGTGA